A part of Cervus elaphus chromosome 11, mCerEla1.1, whole genome shotgun sequence genomic DNA contains:
- the UCK1 gene encoding uridine-cytidine kinase 1 isoform X2, with translation MASAGGGDCEGAGPEADRPHQRPFLIGVSGGTASGKSTVCEKIMELLGQKEVDHRQRKLVILSQDRFYKVLTAEQKAKALKGQYNFDHPDAFDNDLMHRTLKNIVEGKTVEVPTYDFVTHSRLAETTVVYPADVVLFEGILVFYSQEIRDMFHLRLFVDTDSDVRLSRRVLRDVQRGRDLEQILTQYTTFVKPAFEEFCLPTKKYADVIIPRGVDNMVAINLIVQHIQDILNGDICKWHRTGANGRSHKRTFPEPGEHPAVLASGKRSHLESSSRPH, from the exons ATGGCTTCGGCTGGAGGCGGCGACTGCGAGGGCGCCGGGCCCGAGGCGGACCGCCCTCACCAGCGGCCTTTCTTGATCGGCGTGAGCGGCGGCACCGCGAGCGGCAAG TCCACCGTGTGTGAGAAGATCATGGAGCTGCTGGGACAGAAGGAAGTGGACCACCGGCAGCGCAAGCTGGTCATCTTGAGCCAAGACAGGTTCTATAAGGTCCTGACCGCGGAGCAGAAGGCCAAGGCCTTGAAGGGACAGTACAACTTCGACCACCCAG ATGCTTTTGATAACGATTTGATGCACAGGACTCTGAAAAACATTGTGGAGGGCAAAACAGTGGAGGTCCCCACCTATGATTTTGTGACCCACTCAAG GCTCGCAGAGACCACGGTGGTCTACCCCGCAGACGTGGTCCTGTTCGAGGGCATCCTTGTCTTCTACAGTCAGGAGATCCGGGACATGTTCCACCTGCGCCTCTTCGTGGACACCGACTCCGACGTCAGGCTATCTCGGAGAG TTCTCCGGGACGTGCAGCGGGGCCGGGACCTGGAGCAGATCCTGACGCAGTACACCACCTTCGTCAAGCCGGCCTTCGAGGAGTTCTGCCTGCCG ACAAAGAAGTACGCAGACGTGATCATCCCTCGAGGGGTTGACAACATGG TGGCCATCAACCTCATCGTGCAGCACATCCAGGACATCCTCAACGGCGACATCTGCAAGTGGCATCGCACGGGGGCCAACGGGCGCAGCCACAAGAGGACGTTCCCGGAGCCGGGGGAGCACCCCGCAGTGCTGGCCTCGGGCAAGCGCTCGCACCTGGAGTCCAGCAGCAGGCCCCACTGA
- the UCK1 gene encoding uridine-cytidine kinase 1 isoform X3 — protein sequence MASAGGGDCEGAGPEADRPHQRPFLIGVSGGTASGKSTVCEKIMELLGQKEVDHRQRKLVILSQDRFYKVLTAEQKAKALKGQYNFDHPDAFDNDLMHRTLKNIVEGKTVEVPTYDFVTHSSQEIRDMFHLRLFVDTDSDVRLSRRVLRDVQRGRDLEQILTQYTTFVKPAFEEFCLPTKKYADVIIPRGVDNMVAINLIVQHIQDILNGDICKWHRTGANGRSHKRTFPEPGEHPAVLASGKRSHLESSSRPH from the exons ATGGCTTCGGCTGGAGGCGGCGACTGCGAGGGCGCCGGGCCCGAGGCGGACCGCCCTCACCAGCGGCCTTTCTTGATCGGCGTGAGCGGCGGCACCGCGAGCGGCAAG TCCACCGTGTGTGAGAAGATCATGGAGCTGCTGGGACAGAAGGAAGTGGACCACCGGCAGCGCAAGCTGGTCATCTTGAGCCAAGACAGGTTCTATAAGGTCCTGACCGCGGAGCAGAAGGCCAAGGCCTTGAAGGGACAGTACAACTTCGACCACCCAG ATGCTTTTGATAACGATTTGATGCACAGGACTCTGAAAAACATTGTGGAGGGCAAAACAGTGGAGGTCCCCACCTATGATTTTGTGACCCACTCAAG TCAGGAGATCCGGGACATGTTCCACCTGCGCCTCTTCGTGGACACCGACTCCGACGTCAGGCTATCTCGGAGAG TTCTCCGGGACGTGCAGCGGGGCCGGGACCTGGAGCAGATCCTGACGCAGTACACCACCTTCGTCAAGCCGGCCTTCGAGGAGTTCTGCCTGCCG ACAAAGAAGTACGCAGACGTGATCATCCCTCGAGGGGTTGACAACATGG TGGCCATCAACCTCATCGTGCAGCACATCCAGGACATCCTCAACGGCGACATCTGCAAGTGGCATCGCACGGGGGCCAACGGGCGCAGCCACAAGAGGACGTTCCCGGAGCCGGGGGAGCACCCCGCAGTGCTGGCCTCGGGCAAGCGCTCGCACCTGGAGTCCAGCAGCAGGCCCCACTGA
- the UCK1 gene encoding uridine-cytidine kinase 1 isoform X1 has translation MRSSDAGDGFGWRRRLRGRRARGGPPSPAAFLDRRERRHRERQGGAPVCVSQSTVCEKIMELLGQKEVDHRQRKLVILSQDRFYKVLTAEQKAKALKGQYNFDHPDAFDNDLMHRTLKNIVEGKTVEVPTYDFVTHSRLAETTVVYPADVVLFEGILVFYSQEIRDMFHLRLFVDTDSDVRLSRRVLRDVQRGRDLEQILTQYTTFVKPAFEEFCLPTKKYADVIIPRGVDNMVAINLIVQHIQDILNGDICKWHRTGANGRSHKRTFPEPGEHPAVLASGKRSHLESSSRPH, from the exons ATGCGGTCGAGCGACGCCGGAGATGGCTTCGGCTGGAGGCGGCGACTGCGAGGGCGCCGGGCCCGAGGCGGACCGCCCTCACCAGCGGCCTTTCTTGATCGGCGTGAGCGGCGGCACCGCGAGCGGCAAG GCGGGGCTCCTGTTTGTGTTTCCCAGTCCACCGTGTGTGAGAAGATCATGGAGCTGCTGGGACAGAAGGAAGTGGACCACCGGCAGCGCAAGCTGGTCATCTTGAGCCAAGACAGGTTCTATAAGGTCCTGACCGCGGAGCAGAAGGCCAAGGCCTTGAAGGGACAGTACAACTTCGACCACCCAG ATGCTTTTGATAACGATTTGATGCACAGGACTCTGAAAAACATTGTGGAGGGCAAAACAGTGGAGGTCCCCACCTATGATTTTGTGACCCACTCAAG GCTCGCAGAGACCACGGTGGTCTACCCCGCAGACGTGGTCCTGTTCGAGGGCATCCTTGTCTTCTACAGTCAGGAGATCCGGGACATGTTCCACCTGCGCCTCTTCGTGGACACCGACTCCGACGTCAGGCTATCTCGGAGAG TTCTCCGGGACGTGCAGCGGGGCCGGGACCTGGAGCAGATCCTGACGCAGTACACCACCTTCGTCAAGCCGGCCTTCGAGGAGTTCTGCCTGCCG ACAAAGAAGTACGCAGACGTGATCATCCCTCGAGGGGTTGACAACATGG TGGCCATCAACCTCATCGTGCAGCACATCCAGGACATCCTCAACGGCGACATCTGCAAGTGGCATCGCACGGGGGCCAACGGGCGCAGCCACAAGAGGACGTTCCCGGAGCCGGGGGAGCACCCCGCAGTGCTGGCCTCGGGCAAGCGCTCGCACCTGGAGTCCAGCAGCAGGCCCCACTGA